One segment of Bacteroidia bacterium DNA contains the following:
- the dnaK gene encoding molecular chaperone DnaK, translating to MGKIIGIDLGTTNSCVAVMEGNQPQVIPNSEGKRTTPSVVAFLENGEIKVGDPAKRQAIINPQHTISSIKRFMGKRFSKVKEEKDHVSYAVDEGQNDTIRVKINDKNYTPQELSAMVLQKMKKTAEDYLGQTVTEAVITVPAYFDDSQRQATKEAGEIAGLTVKRILNEPTAAALAYGLDKKSSDQKIAVYDLGGGTFDISILELGDGVFEVKSTSGDTMLGGDDFDHTIINWLADEFKSSENVDLRKDPMALQRLKEAAEKAKIELSSAQETEINLPYVTSVDNMPKHLVKKLSRSKFEQLSDNLVQKTIGPCREALKAAGLTAKDIDEVILVGGSTRIPKVQEVVKSFFEREPHKGVNPDEVVAIGAAIQGGVLTGEVKDVLLLDVTPLSMGIETLGGVMTTLISANTTIPTKKSETFSTAADNQPSVEIHVLQGERPMANQNKTIGRFVLDGIPPSPRGVPQIEVTFDIDANGILNVSAKDKATGKEQKIRIEASSGLSKEEIEKMKAEAAAHADEDQKAKERIEKLNQADALIFSTEKQMKEYGEKIPADKKATIETALASLKEAHKSEDLSAIESATSELNTAWQAAATDMYQGTQGGADQGQPDGGDDSATDGSSGAGNGKTEDVTDVDYEEVEGDNNKK from the coding sequence ATGGGAAAAATAATTGGAATTGACTTAGGAACTACCAATTCTTGTGTAGCTGTAATGGAAGGTAACCAACCCCAGGTTATTCCAAACAGTGAAGGCAAGAGAACCACACCTTCTGTCGTAGCTTTTTTGGAGAATGGTGAAATTAAGGTTGGTGATCCGGCAAAGCGCCAGGCGATCATCAATCCACAACACACTATCTCCTCTATTAAGCGCTTCATGGGTAAACGATTCAGTAAAGTAAAGGAAGAGAAAGACCACGTCAGCTATGCTGTTGATGAGGGACAGAATGACACCATTCGTGTTAAGATCAATGATAAAAACTATACTCCGCAGGAACTTTCAGCTATGGTGCTTCAGAAAATGAAGAAAACCGCTGAAGACTACCTGGGCCAGACCGTTACAGAAGCTGTGATTACCGTCCCTGCTTACTTTGACGACTCACAAAGGCAGGCTACAAAAGAAGCCGGAGAAATTGCCGGACTTACCGTAAAAAGAATACTTAACGAACCAACGGCTGCTGCACTAGCTTATGGCCTTGATAAAAAGAGCAGCGATCAGAAAATTGCAGTATACGATCTTGGTGGCGGAACTTTCGATATTTCGATCCTCGAACTGGGAGATGGCGTTTTTGAAGTGAAATCAACCAGCGGTGATACCATGCTAGGTGGTGATGACTTTGATCACACGATTATAAACTGGCTCGCAGATGAATTCAAGAGCAGTGAAAATGTTGACCTCAGGAAAGACCCAATGGCATTGCAGCGTTTGAAAGAAGCGGCTGAGAAAGCCAAAATTGAGCTGTCGAGCGCGCAAGAAACTGAGATAAACCTGCCTTATGTCACTTCTGTGGACAACATGCCGAAGCACCTTGTAAAGAAGCTGAGCCGCAGCAAGTTTGAACAACTGTCTGACAATCTTGTCCAAAAGACCATCGGCCCCTGCCGGGAAGCTTTGAAGGCTGCCGGCCTCACCGCCAAAGATATTGATGAAGTGATACTGGTGGGTGGTTCTACGCGGATCCCGAAAGTTCAGGAAGTAGTAAAAAGCTTTTTTGAAAGAGAGCCGCACAAAGGAGTGAACCCTGATGAAGTCGTGGCAATAGGAGCTGCAATCCAGGGAGGAGTTCTTACCGGTGAGGTAAAGGATGTGTTGCTGTTGGACGTTACACCACTTTCAATGGGAATCGAAACCCTGGGTGGCGTAATGACGACTTTGATCTCGGCAAATACAACCATTCCAACCAAAAAAAGCGAGACCTTTTCGACTGCCGCTGATAATCAGCCTAGCGTGGAAATACACGTGCTGCAAGGGGAACGTCCGATGGCCAACCAGAACAAAACGATTGGCCGTTTCGTATTGGATGGAATTCCGCCTTCACCGCGTGGTGTCCCGCAAATTGAGGTAACGTTTGACATTGATGCGAACGGGATCCTGAATGTTAGCGCCAAGGACAAAGCAACCGGTAAGGAGCAAAAAATCCGGATTGAAGCCTCTTCAGGCCTTAGCAAGGAAGAAATTGAGAAAATGAAAGCCGAAGCGGCAGCCCATGCCGATGAGGACCAAAAAGCTAAGGAACGTATTGAAAAGCTGAACCAGGCCGATGCACTGATTTTCTCAACAGAAAAGCAGATGAAAGAATATGGTGAGAAAATTCCGGCTGATAAGAAAGCAACGATCGAAACCGCCCTCGCGAGCCTGAAAGAGGCCCATAAGAGCGAAGATCTTTCGGCCATTGAATCAGCAACTTCTGAGCTTAATACCGCATGGCAAGCGGCCGCCACTGACATGTATCAGGGCACCCAGGGCGGAGCCGATCAGGGCCAGCCCGATGGAGGCGATGATTCAGCAACTGACGGATCTTCAGGAGCTGGAAACGGCAAAACTGAAGACGTAACCGATGTGGATTACGAAGAAGTCGAAGGCGATAATAATAAGAAGTAA
- a CDS encoding aconitate hydratase, whose amino-acid sequence MPLNVTQKLIRDHLVDGTMTPGNEIGLRIDQTLTQDATGTMVMLELEAMGLDRAKTEVSVQYVDHNLLQTDYKNADDHLFLMSAASRFGIWYSRPGNGVSHPVHQERFGKPGRTMAGSDSHTPAAGAIGMLALGAGGLDVAFAIAGKPLYMKMPKVLGVKLTGKLPDWVSAKDVVLEMLRRYDVKGARGMVIEYYGPGLNSLSCMDRHVIANMGTEMGATSTVFPSDDEVKRFLKSEHREQDWIHLVADEGAGYDINDELDLNKLEPMIALPGSPGNVKKVREVEGRSISQAVIGSSANPGLRDFWMAGQIVKGKTTQNDVSFDINPTSRQLIENLSTTDSFASLIHAGARFHQAGCLGCIGMGQAPASGRISLRTMPRNFPGRSGTREDAVYLCSPETAAASALTGKITDPRDLEQIYGMRYPQFVEPDRIIINNELLVEPPEDSSHVELVKGPNIQSLPEFAPLADALEVPVLLKMSDNISTDEIMPAGSQVLPLRSNIPEISKYSYFQIDQQFYEKALEAKERFSAFTVVAGENYAQGSSREHAAIAPRYLGQAVTIAKSYARIGWQNMVNFAILPLEFADPDDYDKLEQGDILVLHGLHDSIKNDKEIILSVKGKNIMCKMKHSLSERQKNVILAGGVINLLKQEITSL is encoded by the coding sequence ATGCCCTTGAATGTAACACAGAAGTTGATCCGAGACCACCTCGTTGACGGTACCATGACTCCCGGAAATGAAATCGGGCTGCGGATAGACCAAACCCTGACCCAGGATGCCACCGGAACAATGGTAATGCTGGAATTGGAAGCTATGGGCCTTGATCGCGCCAAAACAGAAGTATCCGTGCAATATGTAGATCACAACCTGCTGCAAACCGACTATAAGAATGCGGATGATCACCTTTTTCTGATGAGCGCAGCGAGCCGTTTTGGAATCTGGTACAGCCGGCCCGGCAATGGAGTAAGCCATCCGGTACATCAGGAACGCTTCGGGAAACCTGGCCGGACGATGGCGGGCAGCGACAGCCACACTCCGGCAGCCGGGGCAATTGGAATGCTGGCATTGGGTGCTGGCGGACTTGATGTAGCCTTTGCCATCGCAGGTAAACCGCTCTACATGAAAATGCCAAAAGTCCTGGGTGTGAAGCTGACAGGTAAACTACCGGATTGGGTAAGCGCAAAAGATGTGGTGCTGGAGATGCTCAGGCGGTATGATGTAAAAGGAGCGCGGGGCATGGTAATCGAATATTACGGCCCGGGTCTCAATAGCCTGAGCTGCATGGATCGCCATGTTATCGCTAATATGGGAACAGAGATGGGCGCTACATCCACCGTTTTCCCAAGCGATGATGAAGTAAAGCGATTCCTGAAAAGTGAACACCGTGAGCAGGACTGGATACACCTGGTGGCCGATGAAGGTGCCGGCTACGATATAAATGATGAACTGGACCTGAACAAACTGGAACCCATGATCGCTCTTCCGGGAAGCCCTGGCAACGTGAAAAAAGTCAGGGAAGTAGAAGGACGCAGTATCAGCCAGGCAGTCATAGGATCATCTGCAAATCCAGGCTTGCGCGATTTCTGGATGGCAGGCCAGATCGTGAAAGGGAAAACCACGCAGAATGACGTTTCATTCGACATCAATCCTACAAGCCGGCAGTTGATCGAAAATCTCTCAACCACAGACAGTTTTGCCAGCCTCATTCATGCCGGAGCGCGATTTCACCAAGCCGGATGTCTTGGCTGCATTGGAATGGGGCAAGCACCGGCCAGCGGGCGCATCAGCCTGCGAACGATGCCGCGCAATTTCCCTGGGCGCAGCGGAACTCGTGAAGATGCCGTTTACCTGTGCAGCCCCGAAACGGCTGCCGCCTCTGCGCTGACCGGCAAGATCACCGATCCACGCGACCTCGAACAGATTTATGGAATGCGCTATCCGCAGTTTGTGGAGCCGGATCGTATCATCATTAATAACGAGTTGCTGGTAGAACCGCCAGAAGACAGCAGTCACGTGGAACTGGTGAAAGGTCCAAACATTCAGAGTTTACCGGAATTTGCCCCCCTGGCAGATGCATTGGAAGTGCCCGTATTGCTAAAAATGAGTGATAATATTTCCACAGATGAGATCATGCCTGCCGGTTCGCAAGTTCTGCCTCTTCGAAGCAATATCCCTGAAATCAGCAAATATTCATACTTCCAGATAGATCAGCAGTTTTATGAGAAAGCTTTGGAAGCGAAGGAAAGATTTTCTGCATTTACGGTAGTGGCCGGTGAAAATTACGCCCAGGGAAGCAGCCGCGAACATGCAGCCATCGCGCCCCGGTATCTGGGTCAGGCCGTTACCATTGCAAAAAGCTACGCGCGCATCGGATGGCAGAACATGGTGAATTTTGCAATTCTCCCGCTGGAATTTGCTGACCCGGACGACTATGACAAACTTGAACAGGGAGACATCCTGGTCCTGCATGGCTTACACGACTCCATTAAGAATGACAAGGAAATCATCCTCAGCGTTAAAGGAAAGAACATCATGTGCAAAATGAAACATTCATTAAGTGAACGGCAAAAGAATGTAATCCTGGCCGGAGGAGTAATTAATTTACTAAAACAGGAGATTACATCGCTCTAA
- the recF gene encoding DNA replication and repair protein RecF (All proteins in this family for which functions are known are DNA-binding proteins that assist the filamentation of RecA onto DNA for the initiation of recombination or recombinational repair.): MFLHSLHLDSFKNFPKARIKFRQRFVVFWGDNGAGKTNLLDAIHYLSTGKSYFNYIDAQNIQHGEKYFMVEGELKRLEENDTVLIGQVRGRKKVIKKNQVAVPRMTEHYGRYPVVMVTPYDVDLITGGSETRRKFMDAAISQDDKAYMQLLSQYERALQQRNALLKDAEEIGRLNRELLGIYDQKLHETGSLIYEVRSRFIAEFLPYFREYVKAITQGREDVSLTYQSRLHEMPLLERLKKNLQRDLALQRTSSGIHKDDLEFTIGDHPLKKFGSQGQQKSYLLALKLAEFSYIKDRKGFPPLLLLDDLFDRLDRHRVRQLISLLFHLDYGQVFITDTSLARVEEYILPVAKEVDLYHVVKGSVAEQSAHI, encoded by the coding sequence ATGTTTCTGCATTCCCTCCACCTGGATAGCTTTAAAAATTTCCCGAAGGCACGGATAAAATTCCGGCAGCGATTCGTGGTATTTTGGGGTGATAATGGTGCCGGGAAAACCAACCTCCTTGATGCGATCCATTATCTCTCTACCGGAAAAAGCTACTTTAATTATATAGATGCCCAAAACATTCAGCACGGGGAAAAATATTTTATGGTAGAAGGAGAATTGAAGCGGTTGGAAGAAAATGATACGGTGCTGATAGGGCAAGTGCGCGGACGGAAAAAGGTGATAAAGAAAAATCAGGTGGCGGTGCCTCGAATGACGGAACATTATGGCAGGTATCCGGTGGTGATGGTAACGCCTTATGACGTAGATCTGATTACGGGCGGTAGCGAGACCCGCAGAAAATTTATGGATGCTGCGATTTCGCAGGACGATAAGGCTTACATGCAGTTATTGAGTCAGTATGAACGGGCGCTTCAACAACGCAATGCCTTGCTGAAGGATGCTGAAGAAATAGGTCGTCTAAACCGTGAATTGCTGGGGATCTATGATCAGAAACTGCATGAAACCGGAAGTTTGATCTATGAAGTCCGTAGCCGGTTTATTGCTGAGTTTTTACCTTATTTCAGGGAATATGTGAAAGCGATTACCCAAGGCCGGGAAGATGTATCTCTGACGTATCAGTCGCGCCTGCACGAGATGCCGCTGCTGGAGCGGCTGAAAAAGAATCTTCAGCGCGACCTGGCTTTGCAGCGCACTTCCAGCGGAATCCATAAAGACGACCTGGAGTTTACGATTGGAGACCATCCCCTGAAAAAGTTCGGCAGCCAGGGTCAGCAAAAGAGCTACTTGCTGGCGCTGAAGCTGGCGGAATTCAGCTACATAAAAGACCGCAAAGGCTTTCCCCCTCTACTTCTGCTGGACGACCTCTTTGACCGGCTGGACCGGCACCGGGTGCGGCAGCTCATCAGTCTGCTATTTCACCTGGATTACGGGCAGGTGTTCATTACCGATACATCGCTGGCCAGGGTTGAGGAGTACATTCTGCCCGTAGCAAAGGAAGTGGACCTATATCACGTGGTAAAAGGCAGCGTAGCCGAGCAAAGCGCTCACATTTAA
- a CDS encoding DMT family transporter, which produces MSKKSLWLLVHLSMIGVSLIYGGNYTVAKEVMPAFIQPSGFIMVRVWVALLMLTLIQIIFVKEKIRGLKDYAYLAMCAFFGVAANMLMFFNGLNHTTPINASLIMTLTPVIVLTAGTLLKEEQFRWRKLAGVLLGLSGAALLIAGPSLSFDTSTWWGDLLILFNASSYAIYLVLIRPMMVKYHPFTVIRWTFTFGALMVLPFGLNQVLDAKWTQMEPIHWAQIAFVVLGTTFIAYLLNAWALKFVKSSVVGSYIYLQPVFATLIAVVFADYNLYPRHLLYAALIMGGVFLVSWNKNNRQSVRSP; this is translated from the coding sequence ATGTCGAAGAAGAGTTTATGGCTGCTGGTGCATCTCTCCATGATAGGGGTGTCGCTGATTTATGGAGGCAATTATACGGTGGCAAAAGAGGTGATGCCTGCTTTTATTCAGCCTTCCGGTTTTATCATGGTTCGCGTGTGGGTGGCCCTGCTGATGCTCACGCTCATACAGATCATTTTTGTAAAGGAAAAAATTCGCGGGCTGAAAGACTATGCATACCTGGCAATGTGTGCATTTTTTGGCGTTGCAGCCAACATGCTCATGTTCTTCAATGGCCTCAATCATACAACGCCTATCAATGCCTCGCTCATTATGACGCTAACTCCGGTCATTGTGTTGACGGCAGGTACGCTACTGAAAGAGGAGCAGTTCCGGTGGAGAAAGCTGGCGGGCGTTCTCCTGGGTTTGTCAGGAGCGGCACTGCTCATTGCCGGCCCATCCTTATCGTTTGATACTTCCACCTGGTGGGGCGATTTGCTGATACTGTTCAATGCATCATCCTACGCCATATATCTGGTGCTTATTCGTCCGATGATGGTGAAATATCATCCGTTTACCGTCATTCGCTGGACTTTCACCTTCGGTGCTTTGATGGTCCTTCCTTTCGGCCTGAATCAGGTTTTGGATGCTAAATGGACACAGATGGAACCCATACATTGGGCACAAATAGCATTTGTGGTGCTGGGCACAACCTTCATTGCTTACCTGCTTAATGCATGGGCCTTAAAGTTTGTGAAATCGTCAGTGGTGGGTTCCTACATTTACCTGCAGCCTGTTTTTGCAACTTTGATCGCGGTGGTATTTGCTGATTACAACCTTTATCCCCGGCATTTGCTTTATGCAGCACTGATTATGGGTGGCGTGTTTCTGGTGAGCTGGAATAAAAATAACAGACAGTCCGTACGAAGCCCTTAA
- a CDS encoding DUF3365 domain-containing protein, producing the protein MKRISFLILLSALALGACDSAPKENEEEKITEADRPKTRLDSLKERMGGNLATGTEVDKAAAAFGEKVAMEAAGILRSNLQGAMEEGGVEQALVHCFEAAETLHQPLAQKYEAQISRVSHKPRNPDNEASGHEKELISILQSQLKTGEEVPALKEETDAFTYYHPIITQQMCLNCHGVKEQDIAELDLMTIELMYPTDRATGFKAGDIRGLWKVRFSKNRLQQEMNSKEAI; encoded by the coding sequence ATGAAACGTATTTCATTCTTGATCCTGCTTTCTGCACTGGCGCTTGGTGCGTGCGATTCGGCACCTAAGGAAAATGAAGAGGAGAAAATCACGGAAGCTGACCGGCCCAAAACGCGGCTGGATTCCCTAAAAGAACGGATGGGCGGCAACCTTGCAACAGGTACAGAGGTTGACAAAGCCGCTGCTGCGTTCGGAGAAAAGGTTGCCATGGAGGCTGCCGGAATATTGCGCTCCAATCTGCAAGGAGCGATGGAGGAAGGTGGTGTGGAACAAGCGCTTGTTCATTGCTTTGAGGCGGCAGAAACGCTGCACCAGCCATTAGCGCAGAAATATGAGGCACAAATTTCACGCGTCAGCCATAAACCCCGCAACCCGGATAACGAAGCGAGCGGCCATGAAAAGGAGCTGATCTCCATCCTACAGTCTCAACTGAAAACGGGAGAAGAAGTACCTGCATTAAAGGAGGAAACCGATGCCTTCACATATTATCATCCGATCATAACCCAGCAAATGTGCCTGAACTGCCACGGAGTGAAGGAGCAGGATATTGCTGAACTGGACCTGATGACCATTGAATTGATGTATCCGACTGACCGTGCAACCGGGTTTAAGGCAGGTGATATTCGTGGCCTTTGGAAAGTCCGGTTCAGCAAGAACCGTCTGCAACAGGAAATGAACAGCAAAGAAGCGATTTAA
- a CDS encoding GH3 auxin-responsive promoter family protein — protein sequence MGIKGAAAKALAAVFARDIKRWSSHPLQTQEAQFRNLLSQSRETAFAREHGLARVKSYEDFKKQVPIRDYEGLRPFIDRIIEGERDVLWPGRPIYFAKTSGTTSGVKYIPITKDSISNHIDSARNALLMYALKTGNSSFFDGKMIFLSGSPVLGETGGIKTGRLSGIVNHHVPQVLKGNQMPGYETNCIEDWEQKLDRIVEETMKEDMRLISGIPPWMQMYFDRLQERTGKKVGELFPNLQLLVHGGVNFQPYRERMMESMGRETDTIETFPASEGFIAFQDSLDEKGLLLILNKGIFFEFIPAEESGKENPERVTIRDVELNKNYALILNTNAGLWGYDIGDTVKFTSKDPYRLVVSGRTKHFISAFGEHVIAEEVESVLAEAAREMGALVNEFTVAPQITPPDESSPYHEWFIEFEKEPENLLDFRLLLDNKLRQKNIYYDDLVRGHILQPLMIRRVQRQGFSQYMASLGRLGGQNKPPRLGNDRSFAKGLENWLENEK from the coding sequence ATGGGAATAAAAGGAGCAGCCGCGAAAGCACTTGCAGCCGTTTTTGCACGCGATATAAAGAGGTGGAGCAGTCATCCTTTGCAGACGCAGGAAGCGCAGTTCCGGAACTTGCTTTCTCAAAGCCGTGAAACCGCCTTTGCCAGGGAACACGGGCTGGCCAGGGTAAAAAGTTATGAGGATTTTAAGAAGCAGGTTCCCATTCGCGATTATGAAGGGCTCCGGCCTTTTATAGACAGGATCATTGAAGGCGAACGCGATGTGCTGTGGCCTGGGCGTCCTATCTATTTTGCCAAAACTTCAGGCACCACCTCCGGTGTGAAATATATTCCCATCACGAAAGATTCCATCAGCAACCACATTGATTCCGCAAGGAATGCTTTGCTGATGTATGCGCTGAAAACCGGCAACAGCAGTTTTTTTGACGGCAAAATGATTTTTCTTTCGGGCAGCCCAGTACTTGGTGAAACAGGCGGAATTAAAACCGGCCGGCTCAGTGGAATCGTGAATCATCATGTGCCGCAGGTGCTCAAAGGAAACCAGATGCCGGGTTACGAAACCAATTGTATTGAGGACTGGGAGCAGAAGCTGGACAGGATCGTGGAGGAAACCATGAAAGAGGATATGCGGCTCATCAGCGGTATTCCTCCCTGGATGCAAATGTATTTTGACCGGCTGCAGGAGCGCACCGGAAAGAAAGTGGGTGAGCTGTTTCCAAACCTGCAATTGCTGGTACATGGCGGTGTAAACTTCCAGCCATACCGGGAAAGGATGATGGAAAGCATGGGCAGAGAAACAGATACTATCGAGACCTTTCCTGCTTCAGAGGGGTTTATCGCTTTTCAGGATTCGCTGGATGAGAAGGGTTTGCTGCTTATTCTCAACAAAGGCATTTTCTTCGAATTCATTCCGGCAGAGGAATCGGGAAAGGAAAATCCTGAACGCGTAACGATCCGGGATGTGGAATTAAATAAAAACTATGCACTGATCCTGAACACGAATGCCGGTCTTTGGGGCTATGATATTGGAGATACGGTAAAATTTACCAGCAAAGATCCCTACCGTCTGGTGGTATCGGGCCGCACCAAGCATTTCATCTCAGCGTTTGGTGAGCACGTAATTGCAGAGGAGGTGGAAAGTGTGCTTGCCGAAGCCGCCAGGGAAATGGGCGCGCTGGTCAATGAATTCACGGTTGCTCCGCAAATTACTCCCCCGGATGAGAGCAGTCCTTACCACGAATGGTTTATAGAATTTGAGAAAGAACCGGAGAATCTCCTGGATTTCCGGTTGCTGCTTGATAATAAGTTGAGGCAAAAAAACATCTACTATGACGACCTCGTCCGCGGCCATATCCTTCAGCCGCTTATGATCAGGCGGGTGCAACGTCAGGGATTTTCCCAATACATGGCAAGTCTTGGCAGGCTCGGTGGCCAGAATAAACCCCCCCGCCTCGGCAATGACCGTAGTTTTGCAAAAGGTTTAGAGAACTGGCTGGAGAATGAAAAATGA
- a CDS encoding PKD domain-containing protein has translation MTHLHIRRFSFKMILLLAAGFFFTLNGSKAQACEADFDFNQYGNQVHFANKSSGFYSTYFWDFGDGNTSTSNAPGHSYAAAGTYSVSLFLRDSLGCTDSLIKQVVIPAMPDHILGTVYFIDQGQTNIDHGVAYLIQFDSTQNTLTAVDTVAIDSNSMFYFDNIAPGEYLIKAALTSQSSHYNDYMPTYMDTSLFWNMAYSIEIGNNWFTDAFVYLLKGTNPGGPGFIGGNVTQGANKKAGPGDPLEGVSVLLLDMNNKAITSTWTDATGKFEFDNIPLMSYKVWPEIPGKTTDPMIVDLSQDNEEETGLEIFVNTTTVTGIFKSHLAYEPQVLDIYPNPSNGIININHKSAEGGNLQIRLLNSVGQVVLLRGLNAQPASVQSLTLDATALPRGFYYVEVLKSTSGNSASYVQKIVIE, from the coding sequence ATGACACATTTACACATCAGACGATTTTCTTTTAAAATGATTCTGCTGTTAGCAGCCGGATTCTTTTTTACCTTGAACGGATCAAAAGCGCAGGCTTGCGAGGCGGACTTTGATTTTAACCAGTATGGCAATCAGGTACACTTCGCGAACAAATCCTCCGGCTTTTACTCTACTTATTTCTGGGATTTTGGCGATGGCAACACATCCACAAGCAATGCCCCAGGCCATTCTTACGCGGCTGCAGGAACGTATAGCGTTAGCCTTTTCCTCCGGGATTCACTCGGATGCACCGATTCGCTTATAAAGCAGGTGGTGATTCCTGCCATGCCGGATCATATCCTCGGCACGGTTTACTTTATAGATCAGGGCCAGACCAATATTGATCATGGCGTTGCCTATCTCATCCAGTTTGACAGCACGCAGAATACGCTGACCGCAGTTGACACGGTAGCCATTGATTCCAACAGCATGTTTTATTTCGATAATATCGCCCCTGGCGAATACCTGATAAAAGCTGCGCTGACAAGCCAGTCAAGCCATTACAATGATTACATGCCCACTTATATGGATACGAGCCTGTTTTGGAATATGGCTTATTCTATAGAAATCGGGAATAACTGGTTTACGGATGCTTTTGTATACCTGCTGAAGGGAACCAATCCCGGAGGGCCTGGGTTTATTGGTGGAAATGTTACTCAAGGCGCAAATAAAAAAGCCGGACCTGGCGATCCTCTTGAAGGTGTATCGGTACTTCTGCTGGATATGAATAACAAAGCCATCACATCTACCTGGACTGATGCCACCGGAAAATTCGAGTTCGATAATATTCCTTTAATGAGCTATAAAGTATGGCCCGAAATTCCTGGTAAAACCACGGATCCTATGATTGTGGATCTGAGCCAGGATAATGAAGAAGAAACCGGATTGGAAATATTTGTGAACACTACTACGGTAACAGGAATATTCAAAAGCCACCTGGCGTATGAGCCGCAGGTTTTGGATATTTATCCTAATCCATCAAACGGAATAATTAATATCAATCACAAAAGTGCCGAAGGAGGAAACTTGCAAATCCGCTTGCTGAATAGTGTTGGGCAGGTAGTATTGCTACGGGGACTGAATGCACAACCAGCATCCGTGCAATCCCTCACCCTGGATGCAACTGCGTTGCCCCGGGGATTTTATTATGTCGAAGTGTTAAAATCCACCAGCGGCAACAGTGCATCCTATGTTCAGAAGATTGTGATTGAATAG
- a CDS encoding DUF4159 domain-containing protein codes for MKYTRFLLFLFLLFFTGTSAVINAQNSSVSIARLQYSGGGDWYANPTSLPNLISFCNENLGTGIAPREVTVEAGNRDIFNYPFIHMTGHGNVVFSDAEAENLRNYLTGGGFLHIDDNYGMDVFIRTELKKVFPNHELIELPSNHPVFHQKYTFQNGLPKIHQHDEKPAQAFGIIHEGRLVLLYSYQSDLGDGWEDPDVHDDPEEVRQKALQMGANIVSYVFMGE; via the coding sequence ATGAAATATACCCGGTTCTTATTGTTCCTTTTCCTTCTTTTCTTTACCGGCACAAGTGCTGTCATCAATGCCCAGAACAGCAGTGTAAGCATAGCCCGGCTTCAGTATAGTGGCGGGGGGGACTGGTATGCAAACCCTACCTCATTGCCGAATCTTATCAGTTTTTGCAATGAAAATCTTGGTACCGGCATAGCACCTCGTGAAGTTACAGTGGAAGCCGGAAACCGGGACATTTTCAATTACCCGTTTATTCATATGACCGGCCATGGAAATGTGGTTTTTTCTGATGCCGAAGCCGAGAACCTGCGGAATTACCTCACTGGTGGTGGATTCCTGCACATTGACGATAATTATGGTATGGATGTTTTTATCCGAACGGAATTGAAGAAGGTATTTCCGAACCATGAACTCATTGAACTCCCTTCCAATCATCCTGTTTTTCATCAGAAATATACCTTTCAAAACGGATTACCAAAGATTCACCAGCATGATGAAAAACCTGCCCAGGCTTTCGGTATCATCCATGAGGGAAGGCTGGTGTTGCTATACTCCTATCAGTCAGATCTAGGGGATGGCTGGGAAGATCCTGATGTGCATGACGATCCTGAAGAGGTAAGGCAAAAAGCGCTGCAAATGGGGGCCAATATTGTCAGCTATGTTTTTATGGGTGAATGA